One segment of Xanthomonas oryzae pv. oryzae DNA contains the following:
- a CDS encoding ArsR/SmtB family transcription factor → MKDESAVSALAALAHSDRLAAFRMLVRAGPNGMPSGEIAEALAIPPTRMSFHLATLERASLLRSWRDGRRVLYTASYEDMRQLLAFLTEDCCSGNPEICGSLFNSITPCTAETCA, encoded by the coding sequence ATGAAAGATGAGTCCGCCGTCTCAGCGCTCGCCGCCCTCGCACACTCCGACCGCCTGGCCGCGTTCCGGATGCTCGTTCGCGCCGGTCCCAATGGCATGCCATCGGGCGAAATCGCCGAAGCGCTTGCGATTCCGCCAACGCGCATGAGCTTCCACCTTGCGACCCTGGAGCGCGCGAGCCTGCTGCGCTCCTGGCGCGACGGGCGGCGTGTCCTGTACACCGCGAGCTACGAGGACATGCGCCAGCTTCTTGCGTTTCTCACAGAGGATTGCTGCTCCGGAAATCCGGAGATCTGCGGCTCTCTCTTCAATTCCATCACTCCTTGCACTGCGGAAACCTGCGCATGA